A stretch of the Pongo pygmaeus isolate AG05252 chromosome 16, NHGRI_mPonPyg2-v2.0_pri, whole genome shotgun sequence genome encodes the following:
- the ADPGK gene encoding ADP-dependent glucokinase isoform X3 encodes MGKGAAAERFFSDKETFHDIAQVASEFPGAQHYVGGNAALIGQKFAANSDLKVLLCGPVGPKLHELLDDNVFVPSESLQEVDEFHLILEYQAGEEWGQLKAPHANRFIFSHDLSNGAMNMLEVFVSSLEEFQPDLVVLSGLHMMEGQSKELQRKRLLEVVTSISDIPAGIPVHLELASMTNRELMSSIVHQQVFPAVTSLGLNEQELLFLTQSASGPHSSLSSWNGVPDVGMVSDILFWILKEHGRSKSRVSDLTRIHFHTLVYHILATVDGHWANQLAAVAAGARVAGTQACATETIDTSRVSLRAPQEFMTSHSEAGSRIVLNPNKPVVEWHREGISFHFTPVLVCKDPIRTVGLGDAISAEGLFYSEVHPHY; translated from the exons ATGGGGAAGGGAGCCGCTGCTGAGCGCTTCTTCAGTGATAAGGAAACTTTTCACGACATTGCCCAGGTTGCGTCAGAGTTCCCAGGAGCCCAG CACTATGTAGGAGGAAATGCAGCTTTAATTGGACAGAAATTTGCAGCCAACTCAGATTTAAAG GTTCTTCTTTGCGGTCCAGTTGGTCCAAAGCTACATGAGCTTCTTGATGACAATGTCTTTGTTCCATCAGAGTCATTGCAGGAAGTGGATGAGTTCCACCTCATTTTAGAGTATCAAGCAG GGGAGGAGTGGGGCCAGTTAAAAGCTCCCCATGCCAACCGATTCATCTTCTCTCACGACCTCTCCAACGGGGCCATGAATATGCTGGAGGTGTTTGTGTCTAGCCTGGAGGAGTTTCAGCCAGACCTGGTGGTCCTCTCTGGATTGCACATGATGGAGGGACAAAGCAAGGAGCTCCAGAGGAAGAGACTCTTGGAG GTTGTAACCTCCATTTCTGACATCCCCGCTGGTATTCCAGTTCACCTAGAGCTGGCCAGTATGACTAACAGGGAGCTCATGAGCAGCATTGTCCATCAG cAGGTCTTTCCCGCGGTGACTTCCCTTGGGCTGAATGAACAGGAGCTGTTATTTCTCACCCAGTCGGCCTCTGgacctcactcttctctctcttcctggaaCGGTGTTCCTGATGTGGGCATGGTCAGTGACATCCTCTTCTGGATCTTGAAAGAACACGGGAGGAGTAAAAGCAGAGTCTCGGATCTCACCAGGATCCATTTCCACACACTGGTCTACCACATCCTGGCAACTGTGGATGGACACTGGGCCAACCAGCTGGCAGCCGTGGCTGCAGGAGCTCGTGTGGCTGGGACACAGGCCTGCGCCACAGAAACCATAGACACCAGCCGAGTGTCTCTGAGGGCACCCCAAGAGTTCATGACTTCCCATTCGGAGGCAGGCTCCAGGATTGTATTAAACCCAAACAAGCCAGTAGTAGAATGGCACAGAGAGGGAATATCCTTCCACTTCACACCAGTATTGGTATGTAAAGACCCCATTCGAACTGTAGGCCTTGGAGATGCCATTTCAGCCGAAGGACTCTTCTATTCGGAAGTACACCCTCACTATTAG
- the ADPGK gene encoding ADP-dependent glucokinase isoform X4: MNMLEVFVSSLEEFQPDLVVLSGLHMMEGQSKELQRKRLLEVVTSISDIPAGIPVHLELASMTNRELMSSIVHQQVFPAVTSLGLNEQELLFLTQSASGPHSSLSSWNGVPDVGMVSDILFWILKEHGRSKSRVSDLTRIHFHTLVYHILATVDGHWANQLAAVAAGARVAGTQACATETIDTSRVSLRAPQEFMTSHSEAGSRIVLNPNKPVVEWHREGISFHFTPVLVCKDPIRTVGLGDAISAEGLFYSEVHPHY; this comes from the exons ATGAATATGCTGGAGGTGTTTGTGTCTAGCCTGGAGGAGTTTCAGCCAGACCTGGTGGTCCTCTCTGGATTGCACATGATGGAGGGACAAAGCAAGGAGCTCCAGAGGAAGAGACTCTTGGAG GTTGTAACCTCCATTTCTGACATCCCCGCTGGTATTCCAGTTCACCTAGAGCTGGCCAGTATGACTAACAGGGAGCTCATGAGCAGCATTGTCCATCAG cAGGTCTTTCCCGCGGTGACTTCCCTTGGGCTGAATGAACAGGAGCTGTTATTTCTCACCCAGTCGGCCTCTGgacctcactcttctctctcttcctggaaCGGTGTTCCTGATGTGGGCATGGTCAGTGACATCCTCTTCTGGATCTTGAAAGAACACGGGAGGAGTAAAAGCAGAGTCTCGGATCTCACCAGGATCCATTTCCACACACTGGTCTACCACATCCTGGCAACTGTGGATGGACACTGGGCCAACCAGCTGGCAGCCGTGGCTGCAGGAGCTCGTGTGGCTGGGACACAGGCCTGCGCCACAGAAACCATAGACACCAGCCGAGTGTCTCTGAGGGCACCCCAAGAGTTCATGACTTCCCATTCGGAGGCAGGCTCCAGGATTGTATTAAACCCAAACAAGCCAGTAGTAGAATGGCACAGAGAGGGAATATCCTTCCACTTCACACCAGTATTGGTATGTAAAGACCCCATTCGAACTGTAGGCCTTGGAGATGCCATTTCAGCCGAAGGACTCTTCTATTCGGAAGTACACCCTCACTATTAG